The following proteins come from a genomic window of Phnomibacter ginsenosidimutans:
- the nifJ gene encoding pyruvate:ferredoxin (flavodoxin) oxidoreductase produces the protein MASNEKLIATIDGNEAAAYVAYRVNEVCAIYPITPSSTMAELADEWAAKGTKNIWGHVPDVMEMQSEGGAAGTVHGALQTGSLTTTFTASQGLMLMLPNMYKIAGELTPAVFHVAARSLAAQGLSIFGDHQDVMAARTTGYAMLSSASVQEAHDMALIAQAATMRSRIPFIHFFDGFRTSHEVSKIELIPEDVMRSMITDDLLFEHRSRALNPDNPFIRGTAQNPDVYFQGRETVNNFYSATPGIVHAAMQEFAQHTGRQYELYQYYGAADADRVMIIMGSGGETAAETAAALNAAGEKTGVLLIRLYRPFDMDYFIKALPVTVQSIAVLDRTKEPGASGEPLFQDVLASLVQAFQQGMLAQLPRLIGGRYGLSSKEWTPAMVKAVFDELKKVKPKNHFTIGINDDVSHTSLSYDPSFTLDESGWRQALFFGLGADGTVGANKNSIKIIGENTPMYGQGYFVYDSKKSGARTVSHLRFGKNPIKAPYLVSQADFIACHQFNFTEKVEMLSFAKPGAIFLINSPFNKDEVWNNLPGNVQQTIIDKQIKVYVIDATTVARENGMGTRINTIMQTCFFALAEVLPKEEAIAEIKHAIEKTYSKKGRAIVEKNFQAVDATLDHLHQVTIPATATAATASLQSVSSNAPEFVKSVIGPMLAGHGDELPVSAISIDGTWPSATTQYEKRNISDLVPVWEPDLCIQCGNCSFVCPHSVIRAKFYHEDFLEKAPEGFKSAPINARGFPETKYTLEVYLEDCTGCTLCVDACPASDPNDRSKKAINMADKAPILETGKASIEYFENIPWNDRSRINFSTVHGAQFLEPLFEFSGACAGCGETPYLKLLTQLFGDRLLVANATGCSSIYGGNLPTTPWAKNKDGQGPAWSNSLFEDNAEFGLGMRITADKQFEMAETILRQLAPTVGEELANSILDAPQEMESEVVAQRARVKELKSILRTKEDSLSRQLLSVADQLVKRSVWLVGGDGWAYDIGYGGLDHVLASGRNVNVIVLDTEVYSNTGGQSSKSTPTAATAKFAAAGKQVGKKDLAMQAISYGNVYVARVALGANPQQTLLAMREAAAYDGPSLILAYSHCIAHGYDLKDGLNQQTKAVHSGYWPLLRYNPMLRRKKLNPFVLDSQRPSMPMKDYAYNELRYKVLVNSNPEQAERLMNLAQELVNLRWKNYEELATKSASDFVPVA, from the coding sequence ATGGCCAGTAACGAAAAATTAATCGCAACAATTGATGGGAACGAAGCCGCTGCGTATGTGGCTTACAGGGTCAACGAAGTATGTGCCATTTACCCCATTACTCCCAGCAGCACCATGGCCGAACTGGCCGATGAGTGGGCTGCCAAAGGCACAAAAAATATTTGGGGCCATGTACCCGATGTAATGGAAATGCAAAGTGAAGGTGGCGCTGCAGGTACCGTGCATGGTGCGTTGCAAACAGGCTCACTCACTACCACATTTACGGCATCGCAAGGGCTCATGCTCATGCTGCCCAACATGTACAAAATTGCGGGTGAATTAACGCCAGCAGTGTTTCATGTAGCGGCCCGTTCGCTGGCGGCGCAAGGCCTGTCCATCTTTGGCGACCACCAGGATGTAATGGCAGCCCGCACCACAGGTTATGCCATGCTGAGCAGTGCATCTGTACAAGAAGCACACGACATGGCATTGATTGCACAAGCGGCTACCATGCGGTCCCGCATTCCGTTCATTCATTTTTTTGATGGCTTCCGTACTTCTCACGAAGTGAGCAAAATTGAATTGATACCGGAAGATGTGATGCGCAGCATGATTACCGATGACCTGTTGTTTGAGCATCGCAGCCGTGCATTGAACCCCGATAATCCTTTCATTCGTGGTACGGCACAAAATCCAGACGTTTACTTCCAGGGTCGTGAAACTGTCAATAATTTTTATAGTGCTACACCAGGTATCGTGCATGCAGCTATGCAAGAGTTTGCACAGCATACCGGTCGTCAGTATGAGTTGTACCAATACTATGGTGCAGCCGATGCTGACCGCGTCATGATCATCATGGGTAGTGGTGGCGAAACCGCTGCCGAAACTGCCGCAGCGCTGAATGCCGCTGGCGAAAAAACAGGTGTATTGCTCATTCGGCTGTATCGTCCGTTCGATATGGATTACTTCATAAAGGCATTGCCCGTTACCGTGCAAAGCATTGCTGTACTTGACCGTACCAAAGAACCCGGTGCCAGTGGCGAACCGCTGTTTCAGGATGTGTTGGCTTCGCTGGTGCAGGCATTCCAACAAGGCATGCTGGCTCAACTGCCCCGCCTCATTGGTGGCCGCTATGGTTTGAGTAGCAAGGAGTGGACACCCGCCATGGTAAAAGCCGTATTTGATGAGCTGAAAAAAGTGAAACCTAAAAATCATTTCACCATTGGTATCAACGATGACGTGTCGCATACCAGCCTCAGCTACGATCCATCATTTACACTCGACGAAAGTGGCTGGCGGCAGGCGTTGTTCTTTGGCCTTGGTGCTGATGGTACAGTAGGTGCCAACAAAAACAGCATCAAAATCATTGGTGAAAACACACCGATGTATGGCCAGGGTTATTTTGTATACGACTCTAAAAAATCAGGTGCCAGAACGGTTTCACATTTACGCTTTGGCAAGAATCCGATTAAGGCACCATACCTCGTTTCTCAGGCCGATTTCATCGCTTGTCACCAGTTCAACTTTACTGAAAAAGTAGAGATGCTCTCGTTTGCCAAACCCGGTGCGATTTTCCTCATCAATAGTCCTTTCAACAAAGATGAAGTTTGGAACAACCTGCCCGGCAACGTGCAGCAAACAATCATAGACAAACAGATAAAAGTATACGTGATTGATGCCACTACTGTAGCCCGTGAAAACGGTATGGGTACCCGCATCAACACCATTATGCAAACCTGCTTTTTTGCACTGGCCGAAGTGCTGCCCAAAGAAGAAGCCATTGCAGAAATCAAGCATGCTATTGAAAAAACCTACAGCAAAAAGGGTAGGGCTATTGTAGAGAAAAACTTCCAGGCCGTGGATGCTACACTGGATCACTTGCATCAGGTAACCATTCCTGCCACTGCTACTGCTGCCACAGCCAGCCTGCAAAGTGTAAGTAGTAACGCACCTGAGTTTGTGAAAAGTGTGATTGGGCCCATGCTGGCCGGTCATGGTGATGAATTACCGGTGAGTGCTATCAGCATCGACGGTACATGGCCCAGTGCTACCACGCAGTATGAAAAGCGCAACATCAGCGATTTGGTGCCTGTATGGGAACCTGACCTGTGTATTCAGTGCGGTAACTGTTCGTTCGTTTGTCCGCACAGTGTAATCCGGGCCAAATTTTACCACGAAGACTTTTTGGAAAAAGCTCCGGAAGGTTTCAAATCTGCACCCATCAATGCACGTGGTTTTCCTGAAACCAAGTACACATTAGAAGTGTACCTCGAAGATTGCACGGGTTGTACATTGTGCGTAGATGCTTGCCCTGCCAGTGATCCGAATGATCGCAGCAAGAAAGCCATCAACATGGCTGATAAAGCGCCTATACTCGAAACAGGAAAAGCCAGCATCGAATATTTCGAAAACATTCCCTGGAACGATCGTTCACGCATCAACTTCTCTACCGTACATGGTGCACAGTTCCTCGAGCCATTGTTTGAGTTTAGTGGTGCCTGTGCCGGTTGTGGTGAAACGCCATACCTCAAGCTGCTCACCCAATTGTTTGGCGATCGGTTACTGGTAGCCAATGCTACAGGTTGTTCTTCTATTTACGGAGGTAACCTGCCTACTACGCCATGGGCTAAAAACAAAGACGGACAAGGCCCGGCATGGAGCAACTCTTTGTTTGAAGACAACGCTGAGTTTGGTTTGGGTATGCGCATCACTGCCGATAAGCAGTTTGAAATGGCAGAAACCATCCTTCGTCAGCTGGCGCCTACTGTAGGTGAAGAATTGGCCAACAGTATTTTGGATGCGCCACAAGAAATGGAAAGCGAAGTGGTGGCACAGCGGGCAAGAGTGAAAGAACTGAAAAGCATTTTGCGTACCAAAGAAGATTCATTGTCTCGTCAACTGCTGAGTGTAGCCGACCAACTGGTGAAACGCAGTGTGTGGTTGGTTGGTGGCGATGGATGGGCCTATGATATTGGCTACGGCGGCCTCGACCACGTACTGGCCAGCGGACGTAACGTAAACGTAATTGTGCTGGATACAGAAGTGTACAGCAACACTGGTGGACAAAGCAGTAAGAGTACACCAACAGCTGCTACTGCCAAGTTTGCAGCAGCTGGTAAGCAGGTAGGTAAAAAAGACCTTGCCATGCAGGCCATCAGCTATGGTAATGTGTATGTAGCCCGTGTAGCATTGGGCGCCAATCCGCAGCAAACCTTGCTGGCCATGCGGGAAGCAGCAGCCTATGACGGACCATCGCTTATTTTGGCGTACAGCCATTGTATTGCACACGGCTACGATTTGAAAGATGGACTCAATCAGCAAACGAAAGCCGTACACAGTGGTTACTGGCCGCTGCTGCGCTACAACCCCATGTTGCGCCGCAAAAAACTGAATCCGTTTGTGCTCGATTCGCAGCGTCCATCCATGCCAATGAAAGACTATGCATACAATGAGCTGCGTTACAAAGTATTGGTCAACTCTAATCCGGAGCAAGCCGAACGCCTGATGAACCTGGCACAAGAGCTGGTGAACCTTCGTTGGAAAAACTACGAAGAGCTGGCTACCAAATCTGCCAGCGACTTTGTACCAGTTGCATAA
- a CDS encoding NAD(P)-binding protein translates to MAISYNDITKPVDLLQHASGTGHLRSQRPVYMDFMPPCNSACPAGENIQAWLSFAQAGDFETAFQKILEDNPFPGIMGRICVKPCETGCNRNHVDETINIHAVERYIADEALAHKWPVKFATPVASGKKIMVVGAGPSGLTAAYHLVRLGHQVEVFEASSAAGGLMEMGIPEYRLPREILNAEIQRILDMGVKLHLNHKVTDPEAEKTAGGFDAVYLSIGAHLGKAIGYTGKPSIPVIQAVDFLRMFKANDVPEPGSKVVIYGGSKMAMYLSRVARRLGLVPVILYPGDRKMMPAYDFEADDAIAEGVAIDFLRNIKSIEGNQITVEVMEMQKGKPVATGEELVLEADAIILAMGQEVDSSLYASLEGVQCKPDGGIVINGERMAGYAGVFAGGDMLPGEQRSATIAIGNGKKAAKFMDAYLRGLTYEKPAKPLTAGYKRLHMWMKTDAPQKEQEKLAPQIAVRSFDEVIAGISKAEALYEAKRCLSCGNCFECDGCFGACPEEAIIKLGKGNRYQFNYDACTGCGICYEQCPCHAIEMIPEPVNNK, encoded by the coding sequence ATGGCCATTTCCTACAACGACATTACCAAACCCGTAGACCTGCTGCAGCATGCATCCGGTACCGGTCACCTGCGCAGCCAGCGCCCGGTGTATATGGATTTTATGCCACCGTGCAACAGTGCTTGCCCCGCTGGCGAAAACATACAAGCCTGGCTCAGTTTTGCACAGGCAGGTGATTTTGAAACGGCTTTTCAGAAAATTCTGGAAGACAACCCTTTCCCCGGTATCATGGGCCGCATTTGCGTAAAGCCCTGCGAAACCGGTTGTAACCGCAACCATGTAGATGAAACCATCAACATACATGCGGTAGAACGCTACATCGCCGACGAAGCATTGGCTCATAAATGGCCAGTAAAATTTGCAACGCCTGTAGCCAGTGGTAAAAAAATAATGGTGGTAGGCGCCGGCCCGAGTGGCCTTACCGCTGCTTACCATTTGGTACGCCTCGGCCATCAGGTAGAAGTATTTGAAGCCAGTAGCGCAGCGGGTGGTTTAATGGAAATGGGTATTCCCGAATACCGTCTTCCCCGCGAAATACTGAATGCCGAAATCCAACGCATTTTGGATATGGGCGTAAAGCTCCACCTCAATCATAAAGTAACCGATCCGGAAGCTGAAAAAACAGCTGGTGGTTTTGATGCCGTATACCTTTCCATTGGGGCACATTTGGGCAAAGCCATTGGCTACACAGGTAAGCCATCCATTCCTGTTATTCAGGCCGTCGATTTTCTGCGCATGTTCAAAGCCAACGATGTGCCGGAGCCCGGTAGCAAAGTGGTGATTTATGGCGGTAGCAAAATGGCCATGTACCTGTCTCGGGTAGCCCGCCGTCTGGGTTTGGTACCTGTAATCTTGTATCCTGGCGATCGTAAAATGATGCCCGCCTACGACTTTGAAGCTGACGACGCCATTGCCGAAGGTGTAGCAATAGACTTCCTCCGCAATATCAAATCCATTGAAGGCAATCAGATAACCGTGGAAGTAATGGAAATGCAGAAAGGCAAGCCCGTTGCAACAGGTGAAGAATTGGTGCTGGAAGCTGATGCCATCATTTTGGCCATGGGCCAGGAAGTAGACAGCAGCTTATATGCATCACTCGAAGGAGTGCAGTGCAAGCCTGATGGCGGTATCGTTATCAATGGCGAACGCATGGCAGGTTATGCAGGTGTATTTGCCGGTGGTGATATGCTGCCCGGCGAACAGCGCAGTGCCACCATTGCCATTGGCAATGGTAAAAAAGCAGCCAAATTCATGGATGCTTATTTGCGGGGTCTGACCTACGAAAAACCCGCCAAGCCACTCACAGCCGGTTATAAGCGCCTGCACATGTGGATGAAGACTGATGCGCCACAAAAAGAACAAGAGAAACTGGCACCACAAATAGCTGTCCGTTCTTTTGATGAGGTGATAGCAGGTATCAGTAAAGCAGAAGCGTTGTACGAAGCCAAGCGTTGCCTCAGTTGTGGTAACTGCTTTGAGTGCGACGGTTGCTTTGGCGCCTGCCCCGAAGAAGCCATTATCAAACTGGGTAAAGGCAATCGCTACCAGTTTAACTACGATGCCTGCACGGGCTGTGGTATTTGCTACGAGCAATGCCCCTGCCATGCCATCGAAATGATTCCTGAACCTGTAAATAACAAATAG